The following coding sequences are from one Vulpes vulpes isolate BD-2025 chromosome 12, VulVul3, whole genome shotgun sequence window:
- the THAP11 gene encoding THAP domain-containing protein 11 has protein sequence MPGFTCCVPGCYNNSHRDKALHFYTFPKDAELRRLWLKNVSRAGVSGCFSTFQPTTGHRLCSVHFQGGRKTYTVRVPTIFPLRGVNERKVARRPAGAAAARRRQQQQQQQQQQQQQQQQQQQQQPSPSASTAQASQLQPNLVSASAAVLLTLQAAVDSSQAPGSVPPAPTTPSGEDVKPIDLTVQVEFAAAEGAAAAAAASELEAATAGLEAAECPMGPQLVVVGEEGFPDTGSDHSYSLSSGTTEEELLRKLNEQRDILALMEVKMKEMKGSIRHLRLTEAKLREELREKDRLLAMAVIRKKHGM, from the coding sequence ATGCCAGGCTTTACGTGCTGCGTGCCGGGCTGCTACAACAACTCGCACCGGGACAAGGCGCTGCACTTCTACACGTTTCCCAAGGACGCTGAACTGCGGCGCCTGTGGCTCAAGAATGTGTCCCGTGCTGGCGTCAGTGGGTGCTTCTCCACCTTCCAGCCCACCACAGGCCACCGTCTCTGCAGCGTCCACTTCCAGGGCGGCCGCAAGACCTACACGGTGCGCGTCCCCACCATCTTCCCGCTGCGCGGCGTCAACGAGCGCAAAGTAGCACGAAGACCCGCGGGGGCTGCAGCCGCCCGCCGCaggcagcagcaacagcaacaacaacaacagcagcagcagcaacaacaacagcagcagcagcagcagccgtcGCCATCAGCCTCCACTGCCCAGGCCTCCCAGCTGCAGCCGAACCTGGTATCTGCATCTGCTGCTGTGCTCCTCACCCTTCAGGCCGCTGTAGACAGCAGTCAGGCTCCGGGGTCCGTGCCCCCAGCGCCCACCACTCCCTCCGGCGAAGACGTGAAACCTATCGACCTGACCGTGCAAGTGGAGTTCGCCGCTGCAGAGGGCGCAGCCGCTGCAGCCGCCGCGTCGGAGCTAGAGGCTGCTACAGCAGGGCTGGAGGCCGCAGAGTGCCCTATGGGCCCCCAGTTGGTGGTGGTAGGGGAAGAGGGCTTCCCTGATACTGGCTCCGATCACTCATACTCGTTGTCGTCAGGCACCACGGAGGAGGAGCTCCTGCGCAAGTTGAACGAGCAGCGGGACATCCTGGCGCTGATGGAGGTGAAGATGAAGGAGATGAAAGGCAGCATCCGCCACCTGCGTCTCACCGAGGCCAAGCTACGAGAAGAACTCCGTGAGAAGGATCGGCTGCTGGCCATGGCGGTCATCCGAAAGAAGCACGGAATGTGA
- the CENPT gene encoding centromere protein T translates to MADTYNSDSEPTTRTLLRRVLDTADTRTPRRRRSARLSVQKARLEMPLSSPTKMNVSRRSQRARSIDRLARVQTSGHLDEQTPRTLLKNILLTAPESSIMMPESVVKPVPTPQVVQSSRRKSSQGSLELQLPELEPPTTLALGLLAPGRKKQRLRLSAFQQGVDQGLPLSQEPHGNANASSLTSSLNLTFATPLQPQSVQRPGLARRPPTRRAVDVGAFLQDLRDTSLVSPGDSLRTPVATVPMDTVLEDTQPFSQPLVGRSPSVYHSLPCLSHTEAEDAERAVSHRTQSSGPKLQNYNPGKQAQLLARKAKNVDALAMSFPNKSSAISGEDGVDLLQDGIDEEAEERMEEKLSVSEVMDTTGTQGSVRTENSKGYREMTEAVETNEPKGSSEDEDISDRRASPELASNTTQSPQARRPQFLEPAPPSSTAVLSSEPLSTRFPPRARAPGSRPRQDPHKTGLSHYVKFFSFCAKMPMEKKAVEMVEKCLDRYFQHLCDDLEAFAAHAGRKTVRPEDLELLMRRQGLVNDQVSLHVLVERHLPLEYRQLLIPCAFSGNSVFPAQ, encoded by the exons ATGGCGGATACCTACAACAGCGACAGCGAGCCTACGACGCGCACGCTTTTGCGGCGCGTGCTGGATACTGCGGACACGCGCACCCCACGGCGACGCCGAAGTGCTCGACTTAG TGTCCAGAAAGCCCGACTTGAAATGCCGCTGAGCAGCCCCACAAAGATGAATGTGAGCCGGCGTTCCCAAAGAGCCAGG TCTATTGACAGATTGGCCCGTGTTCAAACCAGTGGGCACCTGGATGAACAGACACCCCGGACTCTGCTGAAGAACATCCTTCTAACTG CCCCAGAATCTTCCATCATGATGCCAGAGTCTGTGGTGAAGCCAGTACCGACGCCGCAGGTGGTCCAGTCCTCTAGACGGAAAAGCAGTCAGGGCAG CCTGGAGCTGCAACTTCCTGAACTTGAGCCACCCACAACCCTGGCTCTAGGTCTGCTGGCTCCTGGTAGGAAGAAGCAGAGGCTGAGATTGTCAGCGTTTCAGCAAGGAGTGGACCAGGGGCTGCCTCTCTCCCAAG AGCCTCATGGGAATGCCAATGCCTCCTCCCTTACCAG cTCCCTCAATTTGACTTTTGCCACACCTCTCCAGCCACAGTCAGTGCAGAGGCCTGGTTTGGCTCGCAGACCTCCTACCCGCCGAGCTGTAGATGTGGGTGCATTTTTGCAGGATCTGCGAGATACTTCTTTGGTTTCTCCAG GTGACAGCCTAAGAACCCCTGTTGCTACCGTGCCAATGGATACCGTGTTGGAGGACACTCAGCCCTTCTCTCAGCCCTTGGTTGGCCGTTCCCCCAGTGTATACCACTCCCTGCCCTGTCTCTCTCATACTGAGGCTGAAGATGCCGAGAGAGCTGTCAGTCACAGGACACAGAGCAGTGGACCTAAGTTGCAGAACTACA ACCCTGGAAAACAAGCCCAACTTCTGGCAAGAAAGGCAAAGAATGTTGATGCCCTTGCTATGAGCTTCCCAAACAAGAGCAGTGCAATCTCTGGAGAAGATGGAGTAGACCTTTTACAGGATGGAATTGATgaggaggcagaggaaaggaTGGAGGAAAAATTGAGTGTGAGCGAAGTAATGGACACAACAGGAACACAGGGATCTGTCAGGACAGAAAATTCTAAGGGATATAGAGAAATGACAGAAGCTGTTGAGACTAATGAGCCAAAAGGATCTTCAGAAGATGAGGATATCTCTGATAGAAGAG CAAGTCCAGAGTTGGCCTCCAACACCACTCAGTCTCCTCAGGCCAGGCGACCTCAGTTTCTTGAGCCAGCTCCACCATCTAGCACTGCAGT CTTATCTTCAGAGCCTCTGTCGACCAGGTTTCCTCCCAGAGCCCGAGCCCCTGGCTCCAGGCCCCGTCAAGATCCCCACAAGACTGGACTGAGCCACTATGTGAAATTCTTTAGCTTTTGTGCTAAGATGCCCATGGAGAAGAAGGCTGTTGAGATGGTGGAGAAATG CCTGGACAGGTATTTCCAGCATCTTTGTGACGACCTGGAGGCATTTGCTGCTCATGCTGGCCGTAAGACTGTGAGGCCAGAGGACCTAGAACTGCTGATGCGACG GCAGGGTCTGGTCAACGACCAAGTCTCTCTGCATGTGCTTGTGGAGCGGCACCTGCCCCTGGAGTACCGGCAGCTGCTCATCCCTTGTGCATTCAGTGGCAACTCTGTCTTCCCTGCCCAGTAG